A section of the Corynebacterium auris genome encodes:
- a CDS encoding resuscitation-promoting factor Rpf1 domain-containing protein: protein MGRHTKQTVSFAAKALAGTAAAAALSGVVAPQASAAPDSDWDRLAQCESGGNWSINTGNGYHGGLQFSPSTWAAYGGTEFAPTANLATREQQIAVAERTLAGQGWGAWPACSAKLGLNSAPTPRNVSAAPAPAPAPAAAPKQQSTETEVDALYKQVVSKLAEYNIHVPAVVHDTYKANRDNYNAFYNANKPLIDALLAGDVAAALAALR, encoded by the coding sequence ATGGGACGCCACACCAAGCAGACCGTATCTTTTGCCGCCAAGGCACTCGCCGGCACCGCAGCCGCAGCCGCCCTGAGCGGCGTCGTCGCCCCGCAGGCCTCGGCTGCCCCCGACTCCGACTGGGACCGCCTCGCGCAGTGCGAGTCCGGCGGTAACTGGTCCATCAACACCGGCAACGGCTACCACGGCGGCCTGCAGTTCTCCCCCTCCACCTGGGCGGCCTACGGCGGCACCGAGTTCGCCCCGACCGCCAACCTGGCCACCCGCGAGCAGCAGATCGCCGTCGCCGAGCGCACCCTCGCCGGCCAGGGCTGGGGCGCGTGGCCCGCCTGCTCCGCGAAGCTCGGCCTGAACTCCGCCCCCACCCCGCGCAACGTCTCCGCCGCACCGGCGCCTGCCCCCGCCCCCGCCGCGGCACCGAAGCAGCAGTCCACCGAGACTGAGGTCGACGCCCTGTACAAGCAGGTCGTGTCCAAGCTGGCCGAGTACAACATCCACGTACCCGCCGTGGTCCACGACACCTACAAGGCCAACCGCGACAACTACAACGCGTTCTACAACGCCAACAAGCCGCTTATCGACGCCCTCCTCGCGGGCGACGTCGCTGCCGCGCTGGCCGCACTGCGCTAA
- a CDS encoding cold-shock protein: MPIGKVKWFDADKGFGFASNPGDEDVFISKSVLPEGVEDLVAGQRIEFDFAAGRKGPQALRVAVLETPKRRPVHRRKPEELGSMLADVMTLIETQVQPALTAGRYPERKEARQVAEILRAVAKELDA; this comes from the coding sequence ATGCCGATTGGAAAGGTGAAGTGGTTCGACGCGGACAAGGGCTTCGGCTTTGCGTCCAACCCGGGCGACGAGGACGTCTTTATCAGCAAGTCCGTCCTGCCCGAAGGCGTGGAGGACCTCGTCGCAGGCCAGCGCATTGAGTTTGACTTCGCGGCCGGGCGCAAAGGCCCCCAGGCGCTGCGCGTCGCCGTGCTCGAAACGCCGAAGCGGCGCCCCGTCCACCGCCGCAAGCCCGAGGAGCTGGGCAGCATGCTTGCCGACGTCATGACGCTCATCGAAACCCAGGTCCAGCCGGCACTGACCGCCGGGCGCTACCCCGAGCGCAAGGAAGCGCGCCAGGTGGCGGAGATCCTCCGTGCCGTGGCGAAGGAGCTCGACGCCTAA
- a CDS encoding DUF2771 family protein produces MSSTKKVPAWAQLLVLVVGVALVVGGFALFLEWQRSRPITPPGELRVEVANGDSVLLVEPYTICELDEQCDGGEPPRFELDESSPVTFTLPEEIASSSWKLLTIYDDPGANEEQLFQSGQAENATADPVKDGARLVVAEVSFLTVDAAAGGEETPVLATWSVAFE; encoded by the coding sequence ATGAGCTCAACCAAGAAGGTGCCCGCCTGGGCGCAGCTGCTCGTCCTTGTCGTGGGCGTCGCCCTCGTCGTGGGCGGCTTCGCGCTCTTCCTTGAGTGGCAGCGCTCCCGGCCCATCACCCCGCCGGGCGAGCTGCGGGTGGAAGTAGCCAACGGGGACTCCGTGCTCCTCGTGGAGCCGTACACCATCTGCGAGCTCGACGAACAGTGCGACGGCGGCGAGCCCCCCAGGTTCGAGCTGGACGAGTCCTCGCCGGTCACCTTCACCCTGCCGGAGGAGATCGCCTCCTCCAGTTGGAAGCTTCTCACCATCTACGACGACCCGGGGGCGAACGAGGAGCAGCTTTTCCAGTCCGGCCAAGCGGAAAACGCCACCGCGGACCCCGTGAAGGACGGCGCGCGCCTCGTCGTCGCCGAGGTCTCCTTCCTCACCGTGGACGCTGCCGCAGGCGGGGAGGAAACCCCCGTGCTGGCAACGTGGTCGGTCGCCTTCGAATAG
- a CDS encoding glutaminyl-peptide cyclotransferase, with protein MGLSARAFCYLAVLSVVLPGAAACSAAAEGPEQLQAVVQARYDFDPGSFTQGLEVAEDGTLYVGTGQEGESRVYRRTVEGDELVSAGLDPEYFGEGITRAGEHLWQLTWRNGVAIQRDAETLEETGRAGIDGEGWGLCARQDELIYSDGTSYLRRMDPETMQERERFEVTLEGSPVSGINELECVGGAVYANVFLTTDILRIDADSGAVTAVIDASGLENNAAPDPNNVLNGIAHIPGTDEFYLAGKRWPDLYRVSFEPAG; from the coding sequence ATGGGTCTTTCTGCGCGCGCCTTTTGCTACCTCGCCGTGCTTTCCGTCGTGCTGCCCGGCGCGGCGGCGTGCTCGGCCGCCGCCGAAGGTCCGGAGCAGCTGCAGGCGGTCGTCCAGGCCCGCTACGACTTTGACCCCGGCAGCTTCACCCAGGGCCTCGAGGTCGCCGAGGACGGCACCCTCTACGTGGGCACCGGCCAGGAGGGCGAGTCGCGGGTGTACCGCCGCACGGTCGAGGGCGACGAGCTGGTCAGCGCCGGGCTCGATCCGGAGTACTTCGGCGAGGGCATCACCCGCGCGGGCGAGCACCTGTGGCAGCTGACCTGGCGCAACGGGGTGGCCATCCAGCGCGACGCCGAGACGCTGGAAGAGACGGGGCGTGCCGGAATCGACGGGGAGGGCTGGGGCCTGTGCGCGCGCCAGGACGAGCTGATCTATTCCGATGGCACCAGCTACCTGCGGCGGATGGACCCCGAGACGATGCAGGAGCGCGAGCGCTTCGAGGTCACCCTGGAGGGCAGCCCCGTCAGCGGGATCAACGAGCTCGAGTGCGTGGGCGGCGCGGTGTACGCCAACGTCTTCCTCACCACCGATATCCTCCGCATCGACGCCGACTCGGGCGCGGTCACGGCCGTGATCGATGCGTCCGGGCTGGAGAACAACGCAGCCCCCGACCCGAATAACGTCCTCAACGGCATCGCTCACATCCCGGGCACCGACGAGTTCTACCTCGCGGGCAAACGCTGGCCCGACCTGTACCGCGTCAGTTTCGAACCCGCCGGTTAG
- a CDS encoding DUF3027 domain-containing protein, translating into MHHLTHNECVSASTRSSRSSRPRRPLLGDRAVATAREALEEIAGGEVGEHIGVAGVSPNVATHRFAADEPGYPGWEWNAVVACATGSTWVTVNEVALVPSPSGDALEAPDWVPYSERLRPGDLGPGDLMAPAPDDDRLTEDSFSRDAVTFAGRDTKRYLTRAGLEDAKTRWRTGEFGPNSEFAEQATLHCRSCAFWVPLGEPVGDNFGVCTNEYSADGRVVAASYGCGAHSDTEVDTEASSAGTPYDDEKPLY; encoded by the coding sequence ATGCACCACCTCACGCATAATGAGTGCGTGTCTGCTTCCACCAGATCTTCCCGTTCCTCCCGCCCCCGCCGCCCGTTGCTGGGGGACCGGGCCGTCGCCACCGCCAGGGAGGCCCTCGAAGAGATCGCCGGGGGCGAGGTGGGCGAGCACATCGGCGTGGCGGGGGTAAGCCCCAACGTGGCCACCCACCGCTTCGCGGCGGACGAGCCGGGCTACCCGGGCTGGGAGTGGAACGCGGTCGTGGCCTGCGCCACCGGCTCCACCTGGGTCACCGTCAACGAGGTTGCGCTCGTTCCCTCGCCGAGCGGCGACGCCCTCGAGGCGCCCGACTGGGTGCCCTACTCCGAGCGCCTGCGGCCCGGGGACCTCGGCCCGGGCGACCTCATGGCGCCCGCGCCCGACGACGACCGCCTCACCGAGGATTCCTTCTCCCGCGACGCCGTGACCTTCGCCGGGCGCGACACCAAGCGTTACCTCACCCGCGCCGGGTTAGAGGACGCGAAAACGCGCTGGCGCACCGGCGAGTTCGGTCCCAACAGCGAGTTCGCCGAGCAGGCCACCCTGCACTGTCGCAGTTGCGCGTTCTGGGTGCCGCTGGGTGAGCCCGTCGGCGACAACTTCGGGGTGTGCACCAACGAGTACTCCGCCGACGGGCGCGTCGTGGCCGCCAGCTACGGCTGTGGGGCGCACTCCGACACCGAGGTTGACACGGAGGCCAGCTCCGCGGGCACGCCTTACGACGACGAAAAGCCCCTGTACTAG